From a single Rutidosis leptorrhynchoides isolate AG116_Rl617_1_P2 chromosome 5, CSIRO_AGI_Rlap_v1, whole genome shotgun sequence genomic region:
- the LOC139846782 gene encoding GDP-L-galactose phosphorylase 1-like — protein MLRIKRVPTVVSNYQKEDVEEGGVNGGGCGRNCMRDCCLPGAKLPLYAFGKSDKVESSDKKEPPFAFLDSLLLGEWEDRVERGLFRYDVTACEMKVIPGDYGFVAQLNEGRHLKKRPTEFRVDKVLQPFDGSKFNFTKVGQEEVLFQFESSEDGEVKFYPNAPIDIEKSPSVVAINVSPIEYGHVLLIPRILECLPQMIDHKSLLLALYMASEAKNPYFRLGYNSLGAFATINHLHFQAYYLAVPFPIEKAPTSKITDFKGGVIISKILKYPVRGLVFEGGYSLEDLSNAVSDSCICLQDNNIPYNVLISDSGRRIFLLPQCYAEKQALGEVSCELLDTQVNPAVWEISGHMVLKRKEDYYGATEDNAWRLLAEVSLSEERFQEVIATIFEAISCAVTESMSLPDEEDEQDLEDVDGLSNGAHQAAIVAGKHECLVQH, from the exons GATTAAGAGGGTTCCTACTGTTGTTTCCAATTATCAAAAGGAAGATGTGGAAGAAGGTGGTGTGAATGGTGGTGGGTGTGGTCGTAATTGCATGAGAGATTGTTGCCTACCAG GTGCAAAGCTACCTTTGTATGCTTTTGGAAAATCAGATAAGGTTGAATCTAGTGATAAAAAGGAACCTCCTTTTGCTTTCTTGGATTCTCTACTCCTTGGAGAG TGGGAGGATCGTGTGGAGAGGGGGCTGTTTCGATATGATGTTACTGCCTGCGAAATGAAG GTGATTCCGGGAGATTATGGGTTTGTTGCTCAGTTAAACGAGGGTCGTCACTTAAAGAAGCGTCCAACTGAGTTTCGAGTGGATAAAGTTCTTCAGCCTTTTGATGGGAGCAAGTTCAACTTCACTAAAGTTGGGCAGGAAGAAGTCCTCTTTCAGTTTGAATCAAGTGAAGATGGTGAAGTCAAGTTTTATCCAAATGCTCCAATTGATATTGAAAAGTCGCCTAGTGTTGTTGCCATTAAT GTGAGCCCAATTGAATATGGACATGTGCTTTTGATACCTCGAATTTTGGAGTGTTTGCCCCAAATGATTGACCACAAAAGCTTGTTGCTTGCACTTTACATGGCATCCGAAGCTAAAAATCCTTACTTTCGTCTGGGTTACAATAGTCTTGGTGCATTTGCTACTATTAATCACCTACACTTTCAG GCTTACTATTTGGCTGTACCGTTTCCAATTGAAAAAGCTCCAACTAGTAAGATTACCGACTTTAAAGGCGGAGTAATTATTTCCAAGATCCTTAAATACCCAGTTAGAGGTCTTGTCTTCGAGGGTGGATACTCACTCGAAGACTTGTCAAATGCCGTCTCCGACTCATGCATATGCCTTCAAGACAACAATATACCTTACAACGTCCTTATCTCGGATTCGGGTCGACGCATTTTCCTCCTACCTCAG TGTTATGCTGAGAAACAAGCGTTAGGTGAAGTGAGTTGCGAGCTTTTAGACACACAAGTGAACCCAGCCGTATGGGAGATTAGCGGACACATGGTGTTGAAACGAAAAGAAGACTACTATGGTGCAACCGAGGATAACGCATGGAGGCTTCTTGCAGAGGTTTCGTTATCTGAGGAAAGGTTTCAAGAAGTGATAGCCACCATCTTTGAAGCTATTTCGTGTGCGGTTACTGAGAGTATGAGCTTGCCTGATGAGGAGGATGAGCAAGATCTTGAAGACGTTGATGGCCTTAGCAATGGGGCTCACCAGGCAGCTATTGTGGCTGGGAAGCATGAATGTCTGGTTCAGCACTAG